The following proteins come from a genomic window of Lachnoclostridium phytofermentans ISDg:
- a CDS encoding alpha/beta hydrolase, translating to MKDMRVTVMRITRGKKEKSAEIIGWRKKLLFGCVFLLATLVLAVVFAPFILVYYITRGPVLYQVEASFDHPLQEVYKASDFLLEDKMLPIRTQDGFSLWASEIEVENPKAIVIYLTDLKQPSITYFYGHAKWMKDNGYASILLETRGHGESDGDVIGLGYTEVNDVKAVVEYIQKQECYRDVPIVLQGFSMGGAVAINAFGQIPEIDALIAMSAYTSTEDAMIDSMRDHGVPEFLCKIERPLIKFALSIVFGRDAVETLKPIEQIKNANDRPVFFISSKEDLKVSLENIRRFREVNPEAEYWVRDSAAHLDIDDNDFTNVEKDTEYCNRILDFLDKVKKAKQNVLSMTKKAYFLL from the coding sequence ATGAAGGACATGAGGGTTACAGTAATGAGGATAACAAGGGGGAAAAAAGAAAAGAGTGCGGAGATAATTGGATGGAGGAAGAAACTTCTATTCGGTTGTGTTTTTTTGCTTGCTACCCTTGTATTGGCAGTCGTATTTGCACCTTTTATATTGGTATATTACATTACAAGAGGACCAGTCCTTTACCAAGTGGAAGCTTCTTTTGATCATCCGTTACAAGAGGTTTATAAGGCTTCGGATTTTTTATTGGAAGATAAGATGCTTCCTATTAGAACTCAAGATGGTTTCTCCTTATGGGCATCTGAAATAGAGGTTGAGAATCCAAAAGCTATTGTTATCTATCTGACGGATCTCAAGCAACCTTCTATCACATATTTTTATGGTCATGCAAAATGGATGAAGGATAATGGGTATGCCTCGATACTATTAGAAACTAGAGGTCACGGAGAAAGTGATGGTGACGTAATAGGCCTTGGTTATACTGAAGTTAATGATGTAAAGGCTGTTGTCGAATATATACAGAAACAGGAATGCTATCGAGATGTTCCAATTGTTCTTCAAGGATTTTCTATGGGTGGAGCAGTTGCAATTAATGCCTTTGGGCAAATACCTGAAATTGATGCATTGATTGCGATGTCTGCTTATACGAGTACTGAAGATGCTATGATTGATTCGATGAGGGATCATGGAGTTCCAGAGTTCCTATGTAAAATTGAGCGCCCATTAATTAAGTTTGCTTTGTCCATAGTGTTTGGAAGAGACGCTGTAGAGACATTAAAGCCAATTGAACAGATTAAGAACGCGAATGATCGCCCCGTATTTTTTATTTCCAGCAAAGAGGATTTGAAAGTTTCATTAGAGAATATCAGACGATTTCGAGAAGTCAATCCTGAGGCGGAATACTGGGTAAGAGACTCTGCGGCACATTTAGATATTGATGATAACGATTTTACTAATGTAGAAAAAGATACGGAATATTGTAATCGAATCTTAGATTTTTTAGACAAAGTTAAAAAAGCAAAGCAAAACGTCCTGAGCATGACGAAAAA
- a CDS encoding TldD/PmbA family protein, with protein MISKSILNAVLAKALSTGADFAEVFAERTLSKNISMIDSKVSEITDSLLSGVGIRILMGTRSVYASTTDLSYSGLINCAAQVASALSGVPNGKSIHLTERIFGDIHPIRIVPSSVSNAQKIDLLKEGYFSAKNYHKEIAQVMGNILDVDHNIMIANSDGLYTEDRQVRTRMVISAIASKDGENQTGSFAPGRRMGLEMFDMISPKSIGEKAAKQAITMLHADYCPAGNYPVAIENGFGGVIFHEACGHSLESSSVALGQSVFSNKLGKQIANPKVTAIDDGTISNAWGSINVDDEGNSSRRNVLIENGILKSYMIDKLGGRRMGMEATGNCRRQSYAWEPTSRMTNTMILAGQDKNEDIISSMEYGLYAADMGGGSVNPITGEFNFSVREGYMVRDGKICEPVRGASLIGKGSEILMNIDMVGTNLATGQGMCGSSSGSIPTDVGQPLLRVSSITVGGR; from the coding sequence TATCTACAGGGGCAGATTTTGCTGAAGTATTTGCGGAAAGAACGTTAAGTAAAAATATCAGCATGATAGACAGTAAGGTAAGTGAAATTACGGATTCCTTATTGTCCGGTGTCGGAATTCGTATACTTATGGGAACAAGAAGTGTTTATGCCTCAACTACCGATTTAAGTTATAGCGGTTTAATTAATTGCGCAGCGCAGGTAGCTTCTGCATTGTCTGGTGTACCAAATGGAAAAAGTATTCATTTAACAGAAAGAATTTTTGGTGACATTCATCCAATCCGTATTGTACCTTCCAGTGTTTCGAATGCACAGAAAATTGACCTTTTAAAAGAGGGCTATTTTAGTGCGAAGAATTACCATAAAGAAATAGCTCAGGTCATGGGAAATATTCTTGATGTAGATCATAATATTATGATAGCAAATAGTGATGGACTTTATACAGAGGACCGTCAAGTAAGAACAAGAATGGTAATTTCAGCAATTGCAAGTAAAGATGGTGAAAACCAGACGGGATCTTTTGCTCCAGGTAGACGCATGGGACTTGAGATGTTTGATATGATCTCCCCAAAGAGTATCGGTGAAAAGGCAGCAAAGCAAGCAATAACAATGCTTCATGCGGACTATTGCCCGGCAGGAAATTATCCGGTGGCAATTGAGAACGGATTTGGAGGAGTTATCTTCCATGAGGCATGCGGTCACTCCTTAGAATCGTCTTCCGTTGCTCTTGGACAGTCCGTGTTTAGTAATAAATTAGGAAAGCAGATTGCGAATCCAAAAGTAACTGCAATAGATGACGGAACAATTTCAAATGCTTGGGGATCAATCAATGTAGACGATGAAGGAAATTCATCTAGAAGAAATGTTTTAATTGAAAATGGTATATTAAAATCGTATATGATAGATAAACTAGGTGGACGTCGTATGGGTATGGAAGCAACAGGTAACTGTAGACGTCAAAGCTATGCTTGGGAACCAACCTCACGTATGACTAATACAATGATTCTGGCTGGTCAGGATAAGAACGAAGATATTATATCCTCTATGGAGTATGGATTATATGCTGCAGACATGGGTGGCGGATCAGTAAATCCGATTACCGGAGAATTCAACTTTTCTGTAAGAGAAGGTTACATGGTACGAGACGGTAAGATTTGTGAGCCAGTCCGTGGTGCTAGTCTAATTGGTAAAGGATCAGAGATTTTAATGAATATTGATATGGTCGGTACAAACCTTGCAACAGGACAGGGAATGTGCGGATCCTCCAGTGGTAGTATACCAACGGATGTTGGTCAACCATTACTACGAGTATCATCAATTACGGTTGGTGGAAGGTAG
- a CDS encoding TldD/PmbA family protein — translation MNYNEFKQAVIEAAKEAGLTEYELYYSMTSSIDTEIHKEDVKSFSSSKNGGACFRCIINGKMGYAATEKYDEEEARNIIIRAMDNASSIESEDEVVLYGERDTYEQVTKKAETLPSADLLIEKAIACNKATYEQDSRVIDATESGAFASTVSVSIYNSKGLDLNHEVSLSAVYSVAVIEEKEEMLDSFDFQLGNMEAVNVNKVAKKAVEGAVEQIGAVKAASGKTRVVFSEKMMATMLSTFAEIFSAENAQKGLSLLQSKENTAIASDVVTIVDDPFYLGSTLQMPFDAEGVATFTKEIVKDGRLNTLLYNLKTAKKAGIKSTGNASKSTYSSSVSTLPYYFYIKPSSKTKEELFTIAGDGLYITELQGMHAGANPTTGDFSLGASGFIIKDGKKGSCVKGFTVAGNFYKLLHSIEAISNELEFILPKGLSSFGAPCVLVSELSIAG, via the coding sequence ATGAATTATAATGAATTTAAACAAGCAGTGATTGAAGCAGCAAAAGAGGCTGGTTTAACGGAATATGAGCTTTATTATAGTATGACGTCTAGTATTGATACCGAGATTCATAAGGAAGATGTTAAAAGCTTTAGTAGTAGTAAAAATGGTGGTGCATGCTTTCGTTGCATCATAAATGGGAAAATGGGATATGCAGCAACCGAAAAATACGATGAAGAAGAAGCGAGAAATATTATCATAAGAGCAATGGATAATGCTTCATCAATTGAAAGTGAAGATGAAGTAGTTCTTTATGGTGAGAGAGACACTTATGAACAGGTTACAAAAAAAGCTGAGACTCTTCCGAGTGCAGATTTATTAATAGAAAAAGCGATTGCATGTAATAAAGCAACTTATGAGCAGGATTCACGTGTCATTGATGCAACAGAAAGTGGAGCATTTGCATCTACCGTAAGTGTTAGCATCTATAATTCTAAGGGTCTTGACTTAAATCATGAAGTATCGCTATCTGCTGTTTATTCAGTAGCTGTTATAGAAGAAAAAGAAGAAATGTTAGATTCCTTCGATTTTCAATTAGGAAATATGGAAGCCGTTAATGTAAATAAAGTTGCAAAGAAAGCGGTAGAGGGTGCAGTAGAGCAAATCGGTGCTGTTAAAGCAGCTTCTGGTAAGACTAGGGTTGTATTTTCAGAAAAGATGATGGCAACTATGCTTTCTACCTTTGCAGAAATTTTTTCCGCGGAAAATGCACAAAAGGGATTATCTTTATTACAGAGTAAGGAAAATACTGCAATTGCCTCGGATGTTGTAACGATTGTGGATGATCCTTTTTATTTAGGTTCCACACTCCAGATGCCATTTGATGCAGAAGGTGTTGCTACCTTTACCAAAGAAATAGTTAAGGATGGAAGGCTTAACACACTTCTTTATAATTTAAAAACTGCGAAAAAGGCAGGAATTAAGAGTACAGGAAATGCTTCTAAATCAACATACTCCTCAAGTGTATCCACACTCCCATATTATTTTTATATAAAACCAAGCAGTAAAACAAAAGAAGAATTATTTACTATAGCAGGAGATGGGTTATACATCACAGAACTTCAGGGTATGCACGCAGGAGCAAATCCAACTACGGGTGATTTTTCATTAGGAGCTTCCGGATTTATTATCAAGGACGGAAAGAAGGGAAGTTGTGTAAAAGGATTTACAGTAGCAGGTAATTTCTATAAGCTTCTTCATAGTATTGAAGCAATTTCTAATGAGCTTGAGTTTATTCTTCCGAAGGGTCTAAGCAGTTTTGGAGCACCATGTGTCCTAGTATCAGAACTGTCAATCGCAGGATAA